A single region of the Halobacterium wangiae genome encodes:
- the ligA gene encoding NAD-dependent DNA ligase LigA: MPEAEAGADAPANNPYVRDPATSFAPVEQLSESEATEQAELLREAIHYHDYRYYVGNDPVVGDRTYDALFSRLQDLEDAFELATPDSPTQRVGGEPLDELGTVDHVVPMLSLDSSGEADDVREFAARVEREVGAVEFVCEPKFDGLSVEVVYEDGRLVRAATRGDGETGEDVTANVRTIDSVPLRLRGDPPSFLAVRGEVYMPRDAFQAYNAERVERGDDAFANPRNAAAGTLRQLDPTVTAERPLDCFFYDVLAAGESEADATADASRGGLDGGFESHWAEHVTLPEWGLKVDDRSEQVPDVEAAIEFRNRLGDQRESLNYEIDGVVVKVDDRAQCAELGTTARHYRWAFAYKFPAREEVTTVADVVVQVGRTGRLTPVALLEPVEVGGVTVSRASLHNRDEIEAMGVGIGDAVRVQRAGDVIPYVAEVVESRSEETIDLPETCPRCGSPVEYEGPIAFCTGGLACPAQLVQRLSYFADVLDVEGLGERAAEQFVEEGLVADDVAELFDRSVEEIAALEGWGETSAQNLREELKAARHPPLGQFLASVGIREVGPTVARDVAAEFGTLDAVLDATEEDFQSVAGVGSVVAGHLREFFENERNRRVVERLRDESRLGEPEPVEREAATELDGLTFVFTGSVEGWTRGDLQDLVQRHGANAVSSVSGNTDYLVVGESPGQTKRDDAADEGVPELDAGAFFDLLDERGVDIE; encoded by the coding sequence ATGCCAGAGGCCGAGGCCGGAGCGGACGCACCGGCGAACAACCCGTACGTCCGCGACCCGGCCACGTCGTTCGCGCCCGTCGAGCAGCTCTCCGAGAGCGAGGCCACGGAGCAGGCCGAGCTGCTCCGGGAGGCCATCCACTACCACGACTACCGCTACTACGTCGGCAACGACCCCGTCGTCGGCGACCGGACGTACGACGCGCTGTTCTCGCGCCTCCAGGACCTCGAGGACGCCTTCGAACTCGCGACCCCGGACAGCCCCACGCAGCGCGTCGGCGGCGAACCGCTCGACGAACTCGGCACCGTCGACCACGTCGTGCCGATGCTCTCCCTGGACTCCAGCGGCGAGGCCGACGACGTCCGGGAGTTCGCCGCCCGTGTCGAACGCGAGGTCGGGGCCGTCGAGTTCGTCTGCGAACCGAAGTTCGACGGCCTCTCCGTCGAAGTCGTCTACGAGGACGGTCGACTCGTGCGCGCCGCCACCCGCGGCGACGGCGAGACGGGCGAGGACGTCACGGCGAATGTCCGCACCATCGACAGCGTCCCCCTCCGACTGCGCGGGGACCCGCCGTCGTTCCTCGCGGTGCGCGGCGAGGTGTACATGCCCCGCGACGCGTTCCAGGCGTACAACGCCGAGCGCGTCGAGCGCGGCGACGACGCGTTCGCGAACCCGCGCAACGCCGCCGCCGGGACGCTCCGCCAGCTCGACCCGACGGTGACCGCCGAGCGGCCGCTGGACTGCTTCTTCTACGACGTTCTCGCCGCGGGCGAGTCGGAAGCGGACGCCACGGCCGACGCCTCGCGCGGCGGCCTCGACGGCGGCTTCGAGTCCCACTGGGCGGAGCACGTCACGCTCCCCGAGTGGGGGTTGAAAGTCGACGACCGCTCCGAGCAAGTGCCGGACGTGGAGGCTGCCATCGAGTTCCGGAACCGCCTGGGCGACCAGCGGGAGTCGCTGAACTACGAGATCGACGGCGTCGTCGTGAAGGTCGACGACCGCGCGCAGTGCGCCGAACTCGGCACTACGGCCCGGCACTACCGGTGGGCGTTCGCCTACAAGTTCCCGGCGCGCGAGGAGGTGACGACCGTCGCGGACGTCGTCGTGCAGGTCGGCCGGACGGGGCGGCTCACGCCGGTCGCGCTCCTCGAACCCGTCGAGGTCGGCGGCGTGACTGTCTCCCGTGCGAGCCTCCACAACCGCGACGAGATCGAGGCGATGGGCGTCGGCATCGGCGACGCAGTGCGCGTCCAGCGCGCCGGCGACGTCATCCCGTACGTCGCCGAGGTGGTCGAGTCCCGCAGCGAGGAGACCATCGACCTCCCGGAGACGTGCCCGCGCTGCGGGAGCCCCGTCGAGTACGAGGGACCCATCGCGTTCTGTACTGGTGGGCTCGCGTGTCCGGCTCAGCTCGTCCAGCGGCTCAGCTACTTCGCCGACGTCCTGGACGTCGAGGGGCTGGGCGAGCGCGCCGCCGAACAGTTCGTCGAGGAGGGACTCGTCGCGGACGACGTAGCGGAGCTCTTCGACCGCAGCGTCGAGGAGATCGCCGCCCTCGAGGGGTGGGGCGAGACGAGCGCGCAGAACCTCCGCGAGGAACTGAAGGCCGCCCGTCACCCCCCACTCGGGCAGTTCCTCGCGTCCGTCGGCATCCGGGAGGTCGGGCCGACCGTCGCCCGCGACGTCGCCGCGGAGTTCGGGACGCTGGACGCCGTGCTCGACGCCACGGAGGAGGACTTCCAGTCGGTGGCGGGCGTCGGCAGCGTGGTCGCCGGCCACCTCCGGGAGTTCTTCGAGAACGAGCGCAACCGCCGCGTCGTCGAGCGCCTCCGCGACGAGTCGCGCCTCGGGGAGCCCGAACCGGTCGAGCGCGAGGCGGCCACCGAACTCGACGGGCTGACGTTCGTGTTCACGGGGAGCGTCGAGGGGTGGACCCGCGGCGACCTCCAGGACCTCGTGCAGCGCCACGGCGCGAACGCCGTCTCCTCGGTCTCCGGGAACACCGACTACCTCGTGGTGGGGGAGAGTCCGGGGCAGACGAAGCGCGACGACGCCGCCGACGAGGGCGTGCCCGAACTCGACGCCGGGGCGTTCTTCGACCTGCTCGACGAGCGCGGCGTCGACATCGAGTAA
- a CDS encoding S26 family signal peptidase: MTNGDDTPDPRGGIRAAASWFLRTDNGVVLFVREAASSALAVGMVGLLLFAVSGVWPPLVAVESGSMQPNMEKGDLVFVMEEQRFSPDYATGETGVVPARTAADENFRKFGSYGDVVVYKPNGNDRQTPVIHRVRFWVDAGENWYDEADDRYVGGADNCQELRNCPAPHAGFITKGDNAVTNDYYDQAKGISEPVRPSWIEGTAEYRIPYLGWVRLTVSGTASIQPASANASGPVATTA; encoded by the coding sequence ATGACGAACGGCGACGACACGCCCGACCCCCGCGGCGGCATTCGCGCCGCTGCCAGCTGGTTCCTCCGCACCGACAACGGCGTCGTCCTGTTCGTCCGGGAGGCCGCGAGCAGCGCGCTCGCAGTCGGGATGGTCGGGCTGTTACTGTTCGCCGTCAGCGGCGTCTGGCCACCGCTGGTCGCCGTCGAGAGCGGGAGCATGCAGCCGAACATGGAGAAAGGCGACCTCGTGTTCGTGATGGAGGAACAGCGGTTCAGCCCCGACTACGCGACCGGCGAGACGGGAGTCGTCCCCGCGCGCACGGCCGCCGACGAGAACTTCCGGAAGTTCGGTAGCTACGGCGACGTCGTCGTCTACAAGCCGAACGGCAACGACAGGCAGACACCGGTGATCCACCGCGTCCGCTTCTGGGTCGACGCCGGCGAGAACTGGTACGACGAGGCAGACGACCGCTACGTCGGCGGCGCCGACAACTGCCAGGAACTCAGGAACTGTCCCGCCCCCCACGCGGGGTTCATCACGAAGGGAGACAACGCCGTCACCAACGACTACTACGACCAGGCGAAGGGCATCTCCGAACCCGTCCGACCGTCGTGGATCGAGGGGACCGCGGAGTACCGCATCCCGTACCTCGGCTGGGTGCGACTGACCGTCTCCGGGACGGCGTCGATCCAGCCCGCGTCCGCGAACGCGAGTGGCCCCGTAGCGACGACGGCCTAG
- a CDS encoding DoxX family protein, which translates to MTQTTAGPNTFESRLGGVTVRGKAHSLSAWFVLALRLMMGYAFLGSGVDKILSGGFSAGGYLGNVAATNGNPLEGMFAWMANTPWFLDFVNVAVPWGEALIGAALLLGAVTRLAAFFGAFMMLLFYFGNWSVGHGYVNGDFAYMLVFLAVAAFGAGRILGLDAILEELEVVKQNGWLRYLLG; encoded by the coding sequence ATGACCCAAACTACGGCCGGTCCGAACACGTTCGAATCCCGGCTCGGCGGCGTGACCGTTCGCGGCAAAGCACACAGCCTGAGCGCGTGGTTCGTGCTCGCACTCCGGCTGATGATGGGGTACGCGTTCCTCGGCTCCGGCGTCGACAAGATCCTCTCGGGAGGGTTCAGCGCCGGCGGCTACCTCGGGAACGTCGCGGCGACCAACGGCAACCCCCTCGAGGGGATGTTCGCGTGGATGGCGAACACGCCGTGGTTCCTCGACTTCGTGAACGTCGCCGTCCCGTGGGGTGAGGCGCTCATCGGCGCCGCGCTCCTGCTCGGGGCAGTCACGCGACTGGCCGCGTTCTTCGGCGCGTTCATGATGCTCCTGTTCTACTTCGGGAACTGGAGCGTCGGACACGGCTACGTCAACGGTGACTTCGCGTACATGCTCGTGTTCCTCGCCGTCGCGGCGTTCGGCGCGGGCCGCATCCTCGGCCTCGACGCCATCCTCGAGGAACTGGAGGTCGTCAAGCAGAACGGCTGGCTGCGCTACCTCCTCGGGTAG
- a CDS encoding Cdc6/Cdc18 family protein codes for MSDEPMPDGRRTADRDFEVDLDDVLVDDDEGDEGLFDDLLSGEPIFENKEVLRPSYTPHELPHRKDQINNMATILVAALRGETPSNILIYGKTGTGKTASAKFVSQELERTSQKYDVPCEVEYINCEVTDTQYRVLAQLANTFIEQNRTFVDERVADLQDLRNEMEAETDAPETGGLPGEFEMGDGSEQSEDDSTDLREQFDSVEAVDERIEELLQEKSEMEEVPMTGWPTDRVYATFFDAVDYVERVAVIMLDEIDKLVEKSGDDTLYNLSRMNSELDNSRVSIIGISNDLKFTDFLDPRVKSSLGEEEIVFPPYDANQLRDILQHRSEVAFKGQALSEDVIPLCAAFAAQEHGDARRALDLLRTAGELAERDQSDGVTEEHVRRAQDKIELDRVVEVVRTLPTQSKLVLYAILLLEDNGVHNVNTGEVYNIYKTLCDELDADVLTQRRVTDLISELDMLGIVNAVVVSKGRYGRTKEISLSVPVEETETVLEADSRLSDIEDVTPFVQARFDN; via the coding sequence ATGTCTGACGAACCGATGCCGGACGGACGACGCACGGCCGACCGAGACTTCGAGGTCGATCTCGACGACGTCCTCGTCGACGACGACGAGGGGGACGAGGGCCTCTTCGACGACCTCCTGAGCGGCGAACCGATCTTCGAGAACAAGGAGGTACTGCGCCCGTCGTACACGCCACACGAACTCCCCCACCGGAAGGACCAGATCAACAACATGGCGACGATCCTCGTCGCCGCGCTCCGCGGGGAGACGCCGTCGAACATCCTCATCTACGGGAAGACGGGGACGGGGAAGACCGCGAGCGCGAAGTTCGTGAGCCAGGAACTCGAACGGACCTCCCAAAAGTACGACGTCCCCTGCGAGGTCGAGTACATCAACTGCGAGGTCACCGACACCCAGTACCGCGTGCTCGCGCAGCTCGCGAACACGTTCATCGAGCAGAACCGCACCTTCGTCGACGAGCGGGTCGCCGACCTCCAGGACCTCCGCAACGAGATGGAGGCCGAGACCGACGCACCCGAAACGGGGGGGTTGCCGGGCGAGTTCGAGATGGGCGACGGGAGCGAGCAGTCCGAGGACGACTCCACCGACCTCCGCGAGCAGTTCGACTCTGTCGAGGCCGTCGACGAACGCATCGAGGAACTCCTCCAGGAGAAGTCGGAGATGGAGGAGGTCCCGATGACGGGGTGGCCGACCGACCGCGTGTACGCGACGTTCTTCGACGCCGTCGACTACGTCGAGCGAGTGGCGGTCATCATGCTCGACGAGATCGACAAACTCGTCGAGAAGTCCGGCGACGACACGCTGTACAACCTCTCCCGGATGAACTCCGAACTCGACAACTCCCGGGTCTCCATCATCGGCATCTCGAACGACCTGAAGTTCACCGACTTCCTCGACCCGCGCGTGAAGTCCAGCCTCGGCGAGGAGGAGATCGTCTTCCCGCCGTACGACGCCAACCAGCTCCGGGACATCCTCCAGCACCGCTCGGAGGTGGCGTTCAAGGGCCAGGCCCTCTCCGAGGACGTCATCCCGCTGTGTGCGGCGTTCGCGGCACAGGAACACGGCGACGCGCGACGCGCGCTCGACCTCCTGCGGACCGCGGGCGAACTCGCCGAACGCGACCAGTCCGACGGTGTCACCGAAGAACACGTGCGTCGCGCGCAGGACAAGATCGAACTCGACCGCGTGGTCGAGGTCGTGCGCACGCTCCCGACCCAGAGCAAACTCGTCCTCTACGCCATCCTCCTCCTGGAGGACAACGGCGTCCACAACGTCAACACGGGCGAGGTGTACAACATCTACAAGACTCTCTGCGACGAGCTCGACGCGGACGTCCTCACGCAGCGTCGAGTCACCGACCTCATCAGCGAACTCGACATGCTCGGCATCGTGAACGCGGTCGTCGTCTCGAAGGGCCGTTACGGGCGCACGAAGGAGATCTCGCTGTCGGTCCCCGTCGAGGAGACCGAGACCGTCCTCGAGGCCGACTCCCGGCTGAGCGACATCGAGGACGTCACGCCGTTCGTGCAGGCGCGCTTCGACAACTGA
- a CDS encoding ABC transporter permease subunit: MTWLVVARKDVADAARSRLLWATIALFAGLTSLTVVLPLVLPVPEEGAVAGVQLAAQFAGSLVPITALVAAYLSVAGERESGSLKILLGFPPSRRDVVLGKFVGRSFVVLVAAVAGFSLAGVVALAAYGTLPVGAFAGVAALTGLLAVVFVGIAVGLSAAFDTRGRAMTAAVGVYVVLTVLWDMVPLGTHVAVTGELPGATVPAWFYGVTAFSPTGAYNMLTRSVLDGAYVAPSVVGRVAGEIPFYLDARFLVVVVVAWTVVPLVLGYWRFERADL; this comes from the coding sequence ATGACGTGGCTCGTCGTTGCGCGCAAGGACGTGGCCGACGCCGCACGCTCGCGGTTGCTGTGGGCGACCATCGCTCTCTTCGCCGGCCTCACGTCGCTCACCGTCGTCCTCCCGCTCGTGCTGCCGGTGCCCGAGGAGGGAGCCGTCGCCGGCGTGCAACTGGCCGCGCAGTTCGCGGGCAGCCTGGTCCCGATCACCGCGCTAGTCGCGGCGTACCTCTCTGTCGCCGGCGAGCGCGAGTCGGGCAGCCTGAAGATCCTGCTCGGCTTCCCGCCGTCCCGTCGCGACGTCGTCCTCGGGAAGTTCGTCGGACGGAGTTTCGTCGTCCTGGTCGCGGCCGTCGCGGGGTTCTCTCTCGCCGGCGTCGTCGCGCTCGCCGCCTACGGAACGCTCCCGGTCGGCGCGTTCGCGGGCGTCGCCGCGCTCACCGGCCTGCTCGCCGTCGTGTTCGTCGGCATCGCGGTCGGTCTCTCGGCCGCCTTCGACACCCGTGGTCGCGCGATGACCGCGGCCGTCGGCGTCTACGTCGTCCTCACCGTCCTCTGGGACATGGTCCCGCTCGGCACCCACGTCGCCGTCACCGGCGAGCTCCCCGGCGCGACCGTCCCCGCGTGGTTCTACGGCGTCACCGCGTTCAGTCCGACGGGCGCGTACAACATGCTCACGCGGTCCGTCCTCGACGGCGCGTACGTCGCTCCGTCGGTCGTCGGCCGCGTCGCCGGCGAGATTCCATTCTACCTCGACGCTCGGTTCCTGGTGGTGGTCGTCGTGGCGTGGACCGTCGTCCCGCTCGTCCTGGGCTACTGGCGCTTCGAGCGCGCAGACCTGTAG
- a CDS encoding DUF2061 domain-containing protein, translating into MLRDYISWRPHEARRRAIVKTLLYRALMVLVTIVVAWAVTGSATDAVNIGVAANVIKTGTYYGYERLWNRISWGVTAPER; encoded by the coding sequence ATGCTCCGAGACTACATCTCCTGGCGGCCCCACGAGGCGCGACGCCGCGCGATAGTGAAGACACTCCTCTACCGCGCGCTGATGGTCCTCGTCACGATCGTGGTCGCCTGGGCGGTGACCGGGAGCGCGACCGACGCGGTGAACATCGGCGTCGCCGCGAACGTCATCAAGACCGGGACGTACTACGGCTACGAGCGACTGTGGAACCGCATCTCGTGGGGAGTCACGGCGCCGGAGCGCTGA
- a CDS encoding DNA-directed DNA polymerase II small subunit has translation MPLEPPVRVVRELTSRGYNADREAVTLLAGADDPMAAVERAVDEAPADGLTLTVDHVRSVLQADPTDARTDGASEAADAATDAFPPTTPESNKSDPTDSPTASSGDETQSNRTEETGSPLETKGVDDGTPAADSAGNSSGRDPDARSLDIAGDITGESTGTGEYKNFVATFRDRYDRLSKKLRGRVNHRPTTALDSMPGGSDAAVVGMVNDVRSTKSGHWLVEVEDTNGVFPALVMKDKDIAASVDELLMDEVIAIEGTLSDDGGILFADDIFFPEIPRTHDPNTADRHVQAALVSDVHVGSQEFADDEWSAFADWLHTPEADAVEYLLIAGDMVEGVGVYPNQDEELDIVDLYEQYETFAERLKEVPGDTEIVMIPGNHDAVRLAEPQPAFDEELRSIMSAHDATFTGNPSTVTLEGVNVLMYHGVSIDEVIAEHPSEDVSYDNPHRAMELLLRKRHVAPQFGGRTRLAPEEEDYLVMDEVPDVFHTGHVHKLGVGTYHNVRMVNSGCWQHQTEFQKSVNIDPDVATAPILDLDTLDVTVRKFV, from the coding sequence GTGCCCCTAGAACCCCCGGTTCGGGTCGTCCGCGAGCTCACGAGCCGGGGGTACAACGCCGACCGCGAGGCAGTGACGCTGTTGGCGGGCGCGGACGACCCGATGGCCGCCGTCGAGCGAGCCGTCGACGAGGCGCCGGCAGACGGCCTGACGCTCACGGTCGACCACGTCCGGTCGGTGCTGCAAGCCGATCCTACCGACGCCCGGACGGACGGTGCGAGCGAGGCCGCCGACGCGGCGACCGACGCCTTCCCGCCGACGACACCAGAGTCGAATAAATCCGATCCTACCGACTCTCCCACCGCTTCCAGTGGAGACGAAACCCAGAGTAACCGCACTGAGGAAACAGGTTCTCCACTAGAAACGAAGGGGGTCGACGACGGGACTCCGGCTGCCGACTCGGCGGGGAACTCATCCGGTCGCGACCCCGACGCGCGCAGCCTCGACATCGCGGGCGACATCACCGGAGAGTCCACCGGGACGGGCGAGTACAAGAACTTCGTCGCGACGTTCCGCGACCGCTACGACCGTCTCTCGAAGAAACTCCGCGGGCGCGTCAACCACCGTCCGACGACCGCACTCGACTCGATGCCCGGCGGCAGCGACGCCGCCGTCGTCGGCATGGTCAACGACGTCCGGTCGACGAAGAGCGGTCACTGGCTCGTCGAGGTGGAGGACACGAACGGCGTCTTCCCCGCGCTCGTGATGAAGGACAAGGACATCGCGGCGTCCGTCGACGAACTCCTCATGGACGAGGTCATCGCCATTGAGGGGACGCTCTCGGACGACGGCGGCATCCTGTTCGCGGACGACATCTTCTTCCCCGAGATTCCGCGCACACACGACCCGAACACCGCCGACCGCCACGTGCAGGCCGCGCTCGTCTCCGACGTCCACGTCGGCAGCCAGGAGTTCGCCGACGACGAGTGGTCGGCGTTCGCGGACTGGCTCCACACGCCAGAGGCCGACGCCGTCGAGTACCTCCTGATCGCGGGCGACATGGTCGAGGGCGTCGGCGTCTACCCGAACCAGGACGAGGAACTCGACATCGTCGACCTCTACGAACAGTACGAGACGTTCGCGGAGCGCCTCAAGGAGGTCCCCGGCGACACGGAGATCGTGATGATCCCGGGGAACCACGACGCCGTCCGCCTCGCCGAACCGCAACCGGCGTTCGACGAGGAACTACGCTCGATCATGAGCGCCCACGACGCCACGTTCACCGGCAACCCCTCGACGGTCACCCTCGAGGGCGTCAACGTCCTGATGTACCACGGCGTCTCCATCGACGAGGTCATCGCCGAACACCCCAGCGAGGACGTCTCCTACGACAACCCCCACCGCGCGATGGAACTGCTCCTCCGGAAGCGCCACGTCGCCCCGCAGTTCGGCGGCCGGACGCGGCTCGCGCCCGAGGAGGAGGACTACCTCGTGATGGACGAGGTGCCCGACGTCTTCCACACGGGCCACGTCCACAAACTCGGCGTCGGCACCTACCACAACGTCCGGATGGTCAACTCCGGCTGCTGGCAGCACCAGACCGAGTTCCAGAAGTCGGTGAACATCGACCCGGACGTCGCCACGGCGCCCATCCTCGACCTGGACACACTCGACGTGACGGTCCGGAAGTTCGTCTGA
- a CDS encoding ABC transporter ATP-binding protein, with amino-acid sequence MPAIETTGLTKEYGPGVRAVDDLDLTVETGEVYGFLGPNGAGKSTTIDVLLDFVRPTAGQASVLGLDAGEDTREIHERVGVLPDGYGLYDRLDGRTHLEFAADLKSTDDDPDALADRVGLDPAALDRPVGGYSKGMTQRLALGMALVGQPDLVILDEPTSGLDPNGAREMREVILAENDRGATVFFSSHILEQVEAVCDRVGILRNGRLVAEGSLENLRDDVGGGSVITLSVADVPAGFDVGPVLGVTALDVSERAVRATCEHPEAKVAVIDAVREAGARVTDVHTDGSSLEEMFAAYTEGLQ; translated from the coding sequence ATGCCAGCAATCGAAACGACCGGCCTGACCAAGGAGTACGGCCCCGGCGTCCGCGCGGTGGACGACCTCGACCTCACGGTCGAGACGGGCGAAGTGTACGGCTTCCTCGGGCCGAACGGCGCCGGCAAGTCCACGACCATCGACGTCCTCCTGGACTTCGTGCGCCCGACCGCCGGACAGGCCTCGGTCCTCGGCCTCGATGCCGGCGAGGACACGCGCGAGATACACGAACGCGTCGGCGTCCTCCCCGACGGCTACGGCCTCTACGACCGCCTCGACGGCCGCACCCACCTCGAGTTCGCGGCCGACCTGAAGAGCACGGACGACGACCCGGATGCCCTCGCCGACCGCGTCGGCCTCGACCCCGCGGCGCTGGACCGTCCCGTCGGCGGCTACTCGAAGGGGATGACCCAGCGCCTCGCGCTCGGCATGGCGCTCGTCGGGCAACCCGACCTCGTGATTCTCGACGAACCCACGAGCGGTCTCGACCCGAACGGCGCTCGCGAGATGCGGGAGGTCATCCTCGCCGAGAACGACCGCGGTGCGACGGTGTTCTTCTCGAGTCACATCCTCGAGCAGGTCGAGGCCGTCTGTGACCGCGTCGGCATCCTCCGCAACGGCCGTCTCGTGGCCGAGGGGAGCCTGGAGAACCTCCGCGACGACGTCGGCGGTGGGAGCGTCATCACGCTCTCGGTGGCCGACGTCCCGGCCGGGTTCGACGTCGGTCCAGTCCTCGGCGTCACCGCACTCGACGTCTCCGAGAGGGCCGTCCGCGCGACCTGCGAGCACCCCGAAGCGAAGGTGGCCGTCATCGACGCCGTCCGCGAGGCCGGTGCGAGAGTGACGGATGTCCACACGGACGGGTCGTCGCTCGAAGAGATGTTCGCCGCGTACACGGAGGGCCTCCAATGA
- a CDS encoding DUF7351 domain-containing protein: protein MPGDDETTLTPAEAFAILGNEHRIAILRAVAAAERDVADASEPYGLSFSELFDRVDLEATSQFAYHLDRLVGSFLRETEDGYRFTAAGERVVRAVLAGTYNEDPSFEPLTVEGRCPACDASTLVASYDTDQLAVTCADCGTRVFSQTLPPSAAVDRSPRDALESGSLRARHDFSLAVQGTCPTCAGVTDAELRTGGTGQHVIACTCRQCGQTVFGPIAFAVLEHPAVVAFYWEHGVNLAERPVWQIVADLLSDRWSSTVTSESPFAASLVVSFGDDELQLTLDETFAVERARTVSTRGGSDDSEAVDENKQIRD, encoded by the coding sequence ATGCCAGGGGACGACGAGACGACACTGACCCCCGCGGAGGCGTTCGCAATCCTCGGGAACGAACACCGCATCGCCATCCTGCGGGCCGTCGCGGCGGCCGAGCGTGACGTCGCCGACGCCAGCGAGCCGTACGGCCTGTCGTTCTCCGAGCTGTTCGACCGCGTCGACCTGGAGGCGACCTCCCAGTTCGCCTACCACCTCGACCGCCTCGTTGGCTCGTTCCTCAGGGAGACCGAGGACGGTTACCGGTTCACGGCCGCGGGAGAGCGCGTGGTGCGGGCGGTGCTCGCGGGGACGTACAACGAGGACCCGTCCTTCGAGCCGCTGACTGTCGAGGGCCGGTGCCCGGCCTGCGACGCGTCCACGCTCGTGGCGTCCTACGACACCGACCAGCTCGCGGTGACGTGTGCGGACTGCGGGACGCGGGTGTTCTCGCAGACGCTCCCCCCGAGTGCGGCCGTCGACCGGAGCCCCCGTGACGCCCTGGAGAGCGGGTCGCTGCGCGCCCGCCACGACTTCTCGCTCGCCGTCCAGGGGACGTGTCCGACGTGCGCGGGGGTCACCGACGCGGAGTTGCGTACCGGGGGGACGGGCCAGCACGTGATCGCCTGCACGTGCCGGCAGTGCGGACAGACGGTGTTCGGACCGATCGCGTTCGCCGTCCTCGAACACCCCGCGGTCGTCGCGTTCTACTGGGAGCACGGCGTGAACCTCGCCGAGCGACCGGTGTGGCAGATCGTCGCCGACCTGCTCTCCGACCGGTGGTCGTCGACGGTGACCAGCGAATCGCCGTTCGCTGCCAGCCTGGTCGTCTCCTTCGGCGACGACGAACTCCAGCTCACCCTCGACGAGACGTTCGCCGTGGAGCGCGCGCGCACCGTCTCGACCCGGGGTGGAAGCGACGATTCGGAGGCGGTCGACGAGAACAAGCAGATTCGTGACTAA
- a CDS encoding DUF7521 family protein, which yields MRHYTIVVALKTVTLLLGGAVTYFALKAWRRTGSPALRSLAIGFGFVTLGSLLAGVADQLLNVDQTFAILTESALTAVGFAVIVYSLYVD from the coding sequence ATGAGACACTACACCATCGTCGTCGCGCTGAAGACAGTCACGCTGCTGCTCGGCGGTGCGGTCACGTACTTCGCGCTGAAGGCGTGGCGACGCACCGGTTCGCCGGCGCTGCGGTCGCTCGCCATCGGGTTCGGGTTCGTGACGCTCGGGTCGCTGCTCGCCGGCGTCGCCGACCAGCTACTGAACGTCGACCAGACGTTCGCGATCCTGACGGAGAGCGCGCTCACGGCTGTCGGGTTCGCAGTGATCGTCTACTCGCTGTACGTCGACTAG
- a CDS encoding winged helix-turn-helix domain-containing protein, whose product MRAPFDSDEAPDLQDVLDALDDEGCRRIIEVLDEPMTAKQVADASDVPLSTTYRKLDLLTDAALLEERAVLQPDGHHTTEYELAFEEVVIQLAEDRSLDVGIARPPASTDERLETLWAEVSKET is encoded by the coding sequence ATGCGCGCTCCGTTCGACTCGGACGAGGCACCCGACCTCCAGGACGTCCTCGACGCCCTGGACGACGAGGGCTGTCGACGCATCATCGAGGTGCTCGACGAGCCGATGACTGCCAAGCAGGTCGCCGACGCGTCCGACGTGCCGCTGTCCACGACCTACCGGAAGCTCGACCTGCTGACGGACGCCGCACTACTGGAGGAGCGCGCGGTGCTCCAGCCGGACGGCCACCACACGACGGAGTACGAACTCGCGTTCGAGGAGGTGGTCATCCAGTTGGCCGAGGACCGGAGCCTCGACGTCGGTATCGCTCGCCCACCGGCGTCGACGGACGAGCGCCTCGAGACGCTCTGGGCGGAGGTGAGCAAGGAAACATGA